In Streptomyces erythrochromogenes, the DNA window GGAACGTCTTGCGGGCCCCCTCGACCACATCGGCGATCACCTGGCCCTCGTTATAGGCCGGTATGACCAGCCAGACATCGTCGTATTGGGACACGGTAGCTCCAGCGGAATGTGGCACGTACGAGTGCACGGTGATCGGTGTGACGTCTTGGGCCGGCATGGTCATTTCCCGACCGCTCCCACGCCCGGGGCGCCGGCGTCGGTCATCTGCCGGGGTGCTTCACCGGCGGCGGCCGCGGCTCCGGGGAAGCTCAGCCTGAGGGCTGCCAGCATAGCGAGGACGGTGGCGGTCGAGCCCAGGGCGTAGGCGACGATCACGCGCACGGCCACCTCGCCCGGGATCAGGGTGATGCCCACCAGGACCGCGGTGCCGAGGGCCCAGCAGAGCAACTGCAGGTTGTGCCGCTTGAATACCATGAGCGCCTGTCCCAGGACCATCGCGAACATGTATGCCACGGTGCCTGCGGACAGCAGGAAGAAGTCGAAGTGCCCCAGTACCGGATCCTCGATGCCGAAGAGCACCTCGATGAGCCACGGGCCGAGGGCCGTGGCGGGCACGCCGCCGAGCAGGCCCAGCGCTCCGACGACCAGGGCGATCCGCCGCAGCATCGCCCAGAAGGCCGCGCGGTCGCCGGCGGTGAAGGCGGCGGTCAGACCGCTGAGCAGCGAGGCCTGGAGCGAGCCGAAGACGAAGAGCGGTACGCGTGCGAGGACTGTCGCGCTCATCAGCGCCGCGATCAGCGCGCTGTCGGACGGCGCCAGGAGCTTGGTGCTCATCACGCCGGCGTTCACGACCAGTTGGGACAGCAGGGTCGCGCAGACCAGCAGGCCGAGGCCGCCCGACAGCTCCCGCCAGGCGATCTGCTCGCCGGGACCGACCGCGCGCAGCAGTGCGGGCAGCGTCACCAGCGTCGCGACGACGGGCGCGACGGCCAGGATGAGGCTGAAGGCCAGCGCCGAGTGCAGTCCGAAGAGGGCGCACCCGAAGGCGAGCGCGATCCGCAGCCCGCCGTCGACGGCGAGCTGGGTGCCGTACGCCCCGAAGCGGCCGAGGCCCGCCAGCACACCTCGGGTGAGGTAGCAGACGGCCATGCCGGTGAAGGCGCCGCCGAGCGCGGCCACCAGGGCACGGTCCCCGTGGAACAGCAGGTCGGCGATGGGGCCGGCGGCGAGGACGAGGACCAGCAGGGTCGCGCCGAGGATCCCGCCGGTGAGCAGGGTGGCGCGGCGCAGCACCGGAGCGGCGCCGTGGCCCAGGACCGCCCGGGCGGAGACGATCCGGGTGAGCTCCTGCTCCAGGGGGAAGAAGATGCCGATGCCGAGGGACATCACGATCGTCCACAGCACCGAGACGTTGGCATATCCCGCATCGGACAGGCTGTGCCCGGCCACGCCCAGGTGGACGTAGGAGGCGGCGCCGAGCACGACGGTGCCGCCGGCCACCGCGACGGTGCCCGGCGGCAGCGCCGCGGTCAGCTTGTTCAGCAGGGTCTTCATCCCGTGCGGCCGTCCCGGGCCGCCTTCGCGAGTGCGGCGAAGCCGGGGGTGGCCAGCGCCTGGGCCAGCTGTTCGCGCCAGTCGGGCAGCGGGTCCAGTCCGGCCTCTTCCTTCCACGCGTCGTGCGCGAGCACGCTGAAGGCGGGGCGGACGGCGGGGCGGACGAACGCCTCCGAGGTGGTCGGCCGGATCCGCTCGGGGTCCAGACCGCTCAGCCGGTAGGTCTCGCGGGCCAGTCCCATCCAGGTGGTCCGGCCGCTCGCGGTGCCGTGGTAGATCCCGCCCATGGCCCAGCCCTTGAGGGCGGCCCGGCCGAGGTCGACCAGGTGGCGGGCCAGCGCGTAGGACCACGTGGGCTGTCCGTGCTGGTCGTCGACCACGTCGAGGGTGTCGCGCTGGGCGGCCAGCTTCAGCATGGTGGCGACGAAGTTCGGCCCGTGCTCGCCGTACAGCCAGGCGGTCCGTACGACGTAGCCGTCCTGCGGCAGCAGTTCGGTGACGGCCTGCTCGCCGACCAGCTTGGAACGCCCGTAGGCGTTGACCGGGCCGGTCTCGGCGTCCTCGCGGTACGGCTCCGAGGCGTCGCCGGGCAGCACGTAGTCGGTGGAGACGTGGATCAGGCGCACGTGGGCGGCGGCGCACGCCTCGGCGAGGACGCGCACGGCGGTGCCGTTGACGGCGGTCGCGGCCTCCTCGGCGGTCTCGGCCCCGTCGACGTCCGTCCAGGCGGCGCAGTTCACGACCACGGTGGCACCCTCGACCGCGGCCCGGACGGCTGCCGGGTCGGTGATGTCGAGGTCGGCGCGGCGCAGGCCCACGGCCTCGATCCCGGCGCGCTTCAGGACGGTCAGGACGTCCTGGCCGAGCATCCCGCCGGCGCCGGTGACGAGCCAGCGCCCGTCCGACGAGTTGGTGCTCACTTCTGCAGGGCCGCCTTCGCCTTCAGCGGCTCCCACCAGGCGCGGTTCTCGCGGTACCAGTCGATGGTGGCCTTGATGCCGGCCTCGAAGGTGACCTGCGGCACGTAGCCCAGCTCGGCGCCGATCTTGCTGATGTCGATGGAGTAGCGCAGGTCGTGGCCCTTGCGGTCCTCGACGTGCTCGACCATGTCCCAGCCCAGACCCGCGGCCTCCAGCAGGACGCCGGTGAGCTCCTTGTTGGTCAGCTCGGTGCCGCCGCCGATGTTGTAGACCTCGCCGGCGCGGCCCTTGCGCATGGCCAGGTCGATGCCGCGGCAGTGGTCGGAGACGTGCAGCCAGTCGCGGACGTTGCCGCCGTTGCCGTACAGCGGGACCTTCTTGCCGTCCATCAGGTTCGAGACGAACAGCGGGATGACCTTCTCCGGGAACTGGTAGTGCCCGTAGTTGTTGGAGCAGCGGGTGACCACCACGTCCATGCCGTGCGTGCGCGCGTAGGCCAGCGCCAGCAGGTCGGAGGACGCCTTGGAGGCGGAGTACGGGGAGTTGGGCACCAGCGGCCACTCCTCGGTCCAGGAGCCCTCGCTGATCGAGCCGTAGACCTCGTCCGTGGAGATGTGGACGAAGCGGCCGACGCCGTGCTTGCGGGCGGCGTCCAGCAGGACCTGGGTGCCGACGACGTTCGTCAT includes these proteins:
- a CDS encoding lipopolysaccharide biosynthesis protein yields the protein MKTLLNKLTAALPPGTVAVAGGTVVLGAASYVHLGVAGHSLSDAGYANVSVLWTIVMSLGIGIFFPLEQELTRIVSARAVLGHGAAPVLRRATLLTGGILGATLLVLVLAAGPIADLLFHGDRALVAALGGAFTGMAVCYLTRGVLAGLGRFGAYGTQLAVDGGLRIALAFGCALFGLHSALAFSLILAVAPVVATLVTLPALLRAVGPGEQIAWRELSGGLGLLVCATLLSQLVVNAGVMSTKLLAPSDSALIAALMSATVLARVPLFVFGSLQASLLSGLTAAFTAGDRAAFWAMLRRIALVVGALGLLGGVPATALGPWLIEVLFGIEDPVLGHFDFFLLSAGTVAYMFAMVLGQALMVFKRHNLQLLCWALGTAVLVGITLIPGEVAVRVIVAYALGSTATVLAMLAALRLSFPGAAAAAGEAPRQMTDAGAPGVGAVGK
- the rfbD gene encoding dTDP-4-dehydrorhamnose reductase — protein: MLGQDVLTVLKRAGIEAVGLRRADLDITDPAAVRAAVEGATVVVNCAAWTDVDGAETAEEAATAVNGTAVRVLAEACAAAHVRLIHVSTDYVLPGDASEPYREDAETGPVNAYGRSKLVGEQAVTELLPQDGYVVRTAWLYGEHGPNFVATMLKLAAQRDTLDVVDDQHGQPTWSYALARHLVDLGRAALKGWAMGGIYHGTASGRTTWMGLARETYRLSGLDPERIRPTTSEAFVRPAVRPAFSVLAHDAWKEEAGLDPLPDWREQLAQALATPGFAALAKAARDGRTG
- the rfbB gene encoding dTDP-glucose 4,6-dehydratase, translating into MRILVTGGAGFIGSEFVRQQLGADATAQITVFDKLTYSGVEANLAPVADHSGYRFVQGDICDAEAVDQVMAGHDVVVHFAAESHVDRSIAGAGPFVMTNVVGTQVLLDAARKHGVGRFVHISTDEVYGSISEGSWTEEWPLVPNSPYSASKASSDLLALAYARTHGMDVVVTRCSNNYGHYQFPEKVIPLFVSNLMDGKKVPLYGNGGNVRDWLHVSDHCRGIDLAMRKGRAGEVYNIGGGTELTNKELTGVLLEAAGLGWDMVEHVEDRKGHDLRYSIDISKIGAELGYVPQVTFEAGIKATIDWYRENRAWWEPLKAKAALQK